A region of Nocardioides sp. JS614 DNA encodes the following proteins:
- the def gene encoding peptide deformylase gives MSSPDDQGPPHAPHGPLPEGGTARSITRWGTPVMHRAQQPVTTYDDELRALAADMVATMYAADGVGLAACQIGVDLAMFVFDCPDDSGVHTVGVVCNPQLTLPEGRDRQLDESEEGCLSFPGAHVECARPDQASVTGTGLDGEPVSFSGDGLLARCLQHETDHTRGTVFGDRLSTKLRKRLQKAHDRAVEDYPLEWPAG, from the coding sequence ATGTCTTCCCCCGACGACCAAGGACCGCCGCACGCCCCACACGGTCCGTTGCCGGAGGGCGGCACCGCGCGGTCGATCACCCGCTGGGGGACGCCGGTCATGCACCGGGCGCAGCAGCCGGTCACGACGTACGACGACGAGCTCCGCGCCCTGGCCGCCGACATGGTCGCGACCATGTACGCCGCGGACGGAGTCGGGCTCGCCGCCTGCCAGATCGGCGTCGACCTCGCGATGTTCGTCTTCGACTGTCCTGACGACTCCGGCGTCCACACGGTCGGCGTCGTGTGCAACCCGCAGCTGACCCTCCCGGAGGGCCGGGACCGCCAGCTCGACGAGTCCGAGGAGGGCTGCCTCTCTTTCCCGGGCGCGCATGTCGAGTGCGCCCGGCCCGACCAGGCCTCCGTCACCGGCACCGGACTGGACGGCGAGCCGGTCAGCTTCTCCGGCGACGGACTGCTGGCGCGCTGCCTCCAGCACGAGACCGACCACACCCGGGGCACGGTCTTCGGCGATCGGCTCTCCACCAAGCTGCGCAAACGGCTGCAGAAGGCGCACGACCGTGCGGTCGAGGACTACCCGCTGGAGTGGCCCGCAGGCTGA
- the cobA gene encoding uroporphyrinogen-III C-methyltransferase, which translates to MDEYSTYPSGLRLSGRRVVVVGGGQVAQRRVPHLIAAGADVHVVSPQVTPAIEGMVGSGEVTWHERGFADTDLDEAWYVVAATDDHAVNEQVSDAAEARRVFCVRSDDASRASAWTPAVGRHAGVTVAVLGQREPRRSAAVRDEILEGLREGTIVARHQRDRSAGVVLVGGGPGDPELMTVAGRKALVEADVVVADRLAPRELLGELPADVELIDVAKLPRGRSALQEEINRVIIERARAGKRVVRFKGGDNFVFGRGFEEVIACREAGVPVTVVPGLTSSIAVPAVAGIPVTHRGVAHEFTIVSGHLPPGHPQSQVNWTALGALRGTVVLMMAVENAPRIATALVAGGRAGSTPVAVVCEGTMPGERTVLATLDTLATRLEEESVRPPAVIVVGEVVRVAHPRHFA; encoded by the coding sequence ATGGACGAGTACTCGACGTACCCCTCGGGGCTGCGGCTGTCCGGACGCCGGGTCGTGGTGGTCGGCGGGGGGCAGGTGGCCCAGCGCCGCGTGCCGCACCTGATCGCAGCGGGCGCCGACGTGCACGTGGTCAGCCCGCAGGTGACGCCGGCGATCGAGGGCATGGTCGGCTCGGGCGAGGTGACCTGGCACGAACGCGGCTTTGCAGACACCGACCTCGACGAGGCGTGGTACGTCGTCGCCGCGACCGACGACCACGCGGTGAACGAGCAGGTGTCGGACGCGGCCGAGGCGCGGCGCGTGTTCTGCGTGCGGTCCGACGACGCCAGCCGCGCGAGCGCGTGGACGCCGGCGGTCGGGCGGCACGCGGGCGTCACGGTCGCCGTGCTCGGCCAGCGCGAGCCGCGACGGTCGGCGGCGGTGCGCGACGAGATCCTCGAGGGCCTGCGCGAGGGCACGATCGTCGCCCGGCACCAGCGCGACCGCAGCGCCGGCGTGGTCCTGGTGGGCGGGGGCCCGGGCGACCCCGAGCTGATGACCGTGGCCGGCCGCAAGGCACTGGTCGAGGCGGACGTCGTGGTCGCCGACCGGCTGGCGCCGCGCGAGCTGCTCGGCGAGCTGCCCGCCGACGTCGAGCTGATCGACGTCGCGAAGCTCCCCCGGGGCCGGTCGGCCCTGCAGGAGGAGATCAACCGCGTCATCATCGAGCGGGCCCGGGCGGGCAAGCGGGTGGTCCGCTTCAAGGGCGGCGACAACTTCGTCTTCGGGCGCGGGTTCGAGGAGGTCATCGCGTGCCGCGAGGCCGGCGTGCCGGTCACGGTCGTGCCGGGGCTGACCAGCTCGATCGCCGTACCCGCGGTCGCCGGGATCCCGGTGACCCACCGCGGGGTGGCGCACGAGTTCACCATCGTGTCCGGGCACCTGCCACCCGGACACCCGCAGTCGCAGGTCAACTGGACAGCGCTCGGCGCGCTGCGCGGCACCGTCGTGCTGATGATGGCGGTCGAGAACGCACCCCGGATCGCGACCGCACTCGTCGCGGGCGGCCGGGCGGGCTCGACGCCGGTGGCCGTGGTCTGTGAGGGCACGATGCCGGGGGAGCGGACCGTCCTCGCGACCCTCGACACCCTGGCCACGCGTCTGGAGGAGGAGTCCGTGCGGCCGCCCGCGGTCATCGTGGTGGGCGAGGTGGTCCGGGTGGCCCATCCGCGACACTTTGCGTGA
- a CDS encoding acyl-CoA dehydrogenase family protein: MSPTSANRLRPGGKHGLSTKETRDPIGYAVAALSRLAQSDVLDRLGLRKQAERGVFTVTRTGFRAATAASRQFARAGKAGGAGTRPVPAAGSGVFDLTPSEDEQLLVDVVSELADEVFRPAAAEADEACAAPEAVLKAGLEVGLPILGVPEALGGISEERSAVAGTLVAEALARGDLGLAVASLAPGSVATALGLWGTDAQQQTYLPAFTGDAVPAAAIALTEPTVLFDVLAPATTAVRTEDGFVLNGVKSAVPRGADAELFVVGALLDDAPVLFLVESSTPGLEVVADPAMGVRAAGLTRLVLTDVALPSDSVLGAVDGSTYAECVRLSRLAWCALAVGTGQAVLDYVTPYVKERQAFGEPVAHRQSVAFMVADIAIELQAMRLLTWKAAARAAAGKDFAREVALARRLCAEKGMQIGNDGVQLLGGHGYVKEHPVERWYRDLRAIGVMEGAVLV; encoded by the coding sequence ATGTCCCCTACATCGGCCAACCGCCTGCGACCCGGCGGCAAGCATGGACTGTCCACCAAGGAGACCCGCGACCCGATCGGGTACGCCGTCGCCGCGCTCAGCCGGCTGGCCCAGAGCGACGTGCTGGACCGGCTGGGCCTGCGCAAGCAGGCCGAGCGGGGCGTCTTCACCGTGACCCGCACCGGGTTCCGGGCCGCAACCGCCGCGAGTCGCCAGTTCGCCCGCGCCGGGAAGGCCGGAGGAGCCGGGACCCGACCCGTGCCCGCGGCCGGGTCGGGCGTCTTCGACCTGACCCCGAGCGAGGACGAGCAGCTGCTCGTGGACGTCGTCAGCGAGCTCGCCGACGAGGTGTTCCGGCCCGCGGCCGCCGAGGCCGACGAGGCCTGCGCCGCCCCCGAAGCCGTCCTCAAGGCGGGACTCGAGGTGGGGCTGCCGATCCTGGGCGTGCCGGAGGCGCTCGGCGGGATCTCGGAGGAGCGCTCCGCGGTCGCCGGCACCCTTGTGGCGGAGGCGCTCGCGCGCGGCGACCTCGGCCTCGCGGTCGCGTCGCTCGCGCCCGGGTCGGTCGCGACCGCGCTCGGCCTGTGGGGCACCGACGCGCAGCAGCAGACCTACCTGCCGGCGTTCACCGGCGACGCCGTACCGGCTGCCGCGATCGCGCTCACCGAGCCGACCGTCCTCTTCGACGTCCTGGCGCCGGCCACCACCGCCGTGCGCACCGAAGACGGCTTCGTGCTCAACGGCGTGAAGTCGGCGGTGCCGCGCGGCGCCGACGCCGAGCTGTTCGTCGTCGGCGCCCTGCTGGACGACGCCCCGGTGCTGTTCCTCGTCGAGTCGAGCACCCCGGGCCTCGAGGTGGTTGCCGACCCGGCGATGGGCGTCCGCGCGGCTGGACTGACCCGCCTCGTCCTCACCGACGTGGCCCTGCCCTCCGACTCGGTGCTCGGCGCGGTCGACGGCTCGACGTACGCCGAGTGCGTCCGCCTGTCCCGGCTCGCCTGGTGCGCGCTCGCCGTGGGCACCGGCCAGGCCGTGCTCGACTACGTGACGCCGTACGTCAAGGAGCGTCAGGCCTTCGGGGAGCCCGTGGCCCACCGCCAGTCGGTGGCCTTCATGGTCGCCGACATCGCGATCGAGCTGCAGGCGATGCGGCTGCTGACCTGGAAGGCCGCGGCCAGGGCCGCGGCCGGCAAGGACTTCGCACGAGAGGTCGCCCTCGCCCGTCGGCTGTGCGCCGAGAAGGGCATGCAGATCGGCAACGACGGCGTCCAGCTGCTCGGCGGCCACGGCTACGTCAAGGAACACCCGGTGGAGCGGTGGTACCGCGACCTCCGGGCCATCGGTGTCATGGAAGGCGCGGTGCTCGTGTAA
- a CDS encoding TrmH family RNA methyltransferase, with amino-acid sequence MATLLEITDPTDPRLADYRDLRDVELRKHLEATHGLFLAEGEKVVRRSVEAGFTPRSFLMAPRWLDGLAEVLDRSDAPCYVVSAALAEEVTGFHVHRGALASLERRPLPSVDSVLSGARSVLVLEDIVDHTNIGAIFRSGAALGFDAVLLAPRCADPLYRRSIKVAMGAVFAVPWTRLPDWYGALPELSAAGFTTVALTLATDAVPIESAVAGLDKVALVLGSEGHGLSPRWEQAADRRAIIPMREGIDSLNVAAATAVACYVTARR; translated from the coding sequence ATGGCCACCCTGCTCGAGATCACCGACCCGACCGACCCGCGCCTCGCGGACTACCGCGACCTGCGCGACGTCGAGCTGCGCAAGCACCTCGAGGCCACCCACGGGCTGTTCCTCGCCGAGGGGGAGAAGGTGGTGCGCCGCTCGGTCGAGGCGGGCTTCACCCCGCGCTCCTTCCTGATGGCGCCGCGCTGGCTCGACGGCCTGGCCGAGGTCCTCGACCGCTCCGACGCGCCGTGCTACGTGGTCTCCGCGGCGCTCGCCGAGGAGGTCACCGGGTTCCACGTCCACCGCGGCGCCCTGGCCTCCCTCGAGCGCCGACCGCTGCCATCGGTCGACTCCGTGCTGTCCGGCGCCCGGTCGGTCCTGGTGCTCGAGGACATCGTCGACCACACGAACATCGGCGCGATCTTCCGGTCCGGCGCCGCCCTCGGGTTCGACGCCGTGCTGCTCGCGCCACGTTGCGCCGACCCGCTCTACCGACGCTCGATCAAGGTCGCGATGGGCGCGGTGTTCGCGGTGCCGTGGACCCGGCTGCCGGACTGGTACGGCGCGCTCCCGGAGCTCTCCGCCGCCGGGTTCACCACCGTGGCGCTCACCCTGGCCACCGACGCCGTGCCGATCGAGTCGGCCGTCGCCGGGCTGGACAAGGTCGCGCTCGTGCTCGGCTCCGAGGGCCATGGGCTCTCGCCGCGCTGGGAGCAGGCCGCCGACCGCCGGGCGATCATCCCGATGCGCGAGGGCATCGATTCGCTCAACGTGGCCGCCGCCACCGCCGTCGCCTGCTACGTCACTGCCCGCCGCTGA
- a CDS encoding acyl-CoA dehydrogenase family protein encodes MAINLDDPKKFRPLVGQAHQVAMNMLRPISRKYDKAEHAYPQELDMLAAMIDGLSESGASEGAGAAGVRRDESTGADEGVKNGANLASVMSIAEMCWGDVGLLLSMPRQGLGNSAIASVANAEQAERFAGVWAGMAITEPGTGSDSANITTTAVLDGDAYVLNGEKIFVTSGDRCDAVVVWATLDRDLGRAAIKSFVVPKGTPGMRVERLEHKLGIKASDTATIIFDDCRVPRENLLGSPEIDVKQGFAGAMATFDNTRPLVASMAVGCAKAALDLTRDLLEQAGVEIDYDRPALSQSAAAAKFLQMEADWEAAHLLMLQAAWMADNRQPNSLEASMAKAKAGRVGSDITLSCVELAGSVGYSEAELLEKWARDSKILDIFEGTQQIQQLIVARRVLGLTSAELK; translated from the coding sequence ATGGCGATCAATCTGGACGATCCGAAGAAGTTCCGGCCGCTGGTCGGCCAGGCCCACCAGGTCGCGATGAACATGCTGCGACCGATCTCGCGCAAGTACGACAAGGCCGAGCATGCCTACCCGCAGGAGCTCGACATGTTGGCCGCGATGATCGACGGGCTCTCCGAGTCCGGTGCGAGCGAGGGCGCGGGGGCGGCCGGTGTCCGGCGCGACGAGTCGACCGGCGCCGACGAGGGCGTGAAGAACGGCGCCAACCTCGCCTCGGTGATGTCGATCGCCGAGATGTGCTGGGGCGACGTCGGCCTGCTGCTCTCGATGCCGCGCCAGGGCCTGGGCAACTCCGCGATCGCGTCCGTGGCCAACGCGGAGCAGGCGGAGCGGTTCGCGGGCGTCTGGGCCGGGATGGCGATCACCGAACCCGGCACCGGCTCGGACTCGGCGAACATCACGACCACGGCCGTCCTCGACGGTGACGCGTACGTGCTGAACGGCGAGAAGATCTTCGTGACGTCCGGCGATCGCTGCGACGCGGTCGTCGTCTGGGCGACGCTGGACCGCGATCTCGGCCGGGCGGCGATCAAGTCGTTCGTCGTCCCGAAGGGCACGCCCGGCATGCGCGTGGAGCGGCTCGAGCACAAGCTCGGCATCAAGGCCTCCGACACCGCGACGATCATCTTCGACGACTGCCGGGTGCCGCGCGAGAACCTCCTCGGCTCACCGGAGATCGACGTCAAGCAGGGCTTCGCCGGGGCGATGGCCACCTTCGACAACACCCGCCCGCTCGTGGCCTCCATGGCCGTCGGGTGCGCCAAGGCCGCGCTGGACCTCACCCGCGACCTCCTCGAGCAGGCCGGTGTCGAGATCGATTACGACCGCCCCGCCCTGTCCCAGTCCGCGGCCGCCGCGAAGTTCCTCCAGATGGAGGCCGACTGGGAGGCCGCCCACCTGCTGATGCTCCAGGCCGCGTGGATGGCGGACAACCGACAGCCGAACTCCCTCGAGGCGTCGATGGCGAAGGCGAAGGCGGGCCGGGTCGGGTCGGACATCACGCTGTCCTGCGTCGAGCTCGCCGGTTCGGTCGGCTACAGCGAGGCCGAGCTGCTGGAGAAGTGGGCCCGGGACTCGAAGATCCTCGACATCTTCGAGGGCACCCAGCAGATCCAGCAGCTGATCGTGGCGCGCCGGGTCCTGGGCCTGACGAGTGCCGAGCTGAAGTAG
- the galK gene encoding galactokinase, translating to MAFVEPGDPPELADRVRAAFAEAYGGPAVAVGRAPGRVNLIGEHTDYNHGLVLPVALPHATYAAMAPRTDGRIRIGSLEEATPWSGSLEDVGPGSVDGWAAYAAGVLWAMREDGYGVPGVDLLVHGTVPLGAGLSSSAALECSVALAACGLLGVEPDAGVRQRLVAACMRAETEVAGAPTGGMDQTVSLLASAGSALLIDFDVAAETEGATQDVALGLDAAGLALLVTDTRVSHALVDGGYAARRADCEAAAEALGVPSLRRASLTEVEGLDDERVRRRARHIVTEIDRVRATVAALGAGDWQGVGRAFRDSHVSMRDDFEISCPELDVAVTTAVEAGAIGARMTGGGFGGSSIALVPVERVDAAVRAIDAAFVAAGFGPPQHLRAVPSSAADLVDAPA from the coding sequence ATGGCCTTCGTCGAACCAGGTGACCCCCCCGAGCTCGCGGACCGGGTCCGCGCGGCGTTCGCCGAGGCGTACGGCGGCCCGGCGGTCGCGGTCGGGCGTGCCCCCGGGCGGGTGAACCTGATCGGCGAGCACACCGACTACAACCACGGCCTGGTGCTGCCGGTCGCGCTCCCCCACGCCACCTACGCGGCGATGGCGCCGCGCACCGACGGCCGGATCCGGATCGGCAGCCTGGAGGAGGCCACTCCGTGGAGCGGGTCGCTCGAGGACGTGGGTCCGGGCTCGGTCGACGGCTGGGCGGCGTACGCCGCGGGCGTGCTGTGGGCGATGCGCGAGGACGGGTACGGCGTCCCCGGGGTGGACCTGCTGGTCCACGGCACGGTGCCGCTCGGCGCCGGCCTGTCCAGCTCGGCAGCCCTGGAGTGCTCGGTCGCGCTCGCGGCGTGCGGGCTGCTCGGGGTCGAGCCGGACGCCGGCGTACGGCAGCGCCTCGTCGCCGCCTGCATGCGCGCCGAGACCGAGGTGGCCGGGGCCCCGACGGGCGGGATGGACCAGACGGTGTCCCTCCTGGCGTCGGCGGGATCGGCGCTGCTCATCGACTTCGACGTCGCGGCGGAGACGGAGGGCGCGACCCAGGACGTCGCGCTCGGCCTCGACGCCGCGGGGCTCGCGCTGCTGGTGACCGACACCCGGGTCTCGCACGCGCTCGTGGACGGCGGGTACGCCGCACGCCGGGCCGACTGCGAGGCGGCCGCCGAGGCGCTCGGGGTGCCGTCGCTGCGCCGGGCCTCGCTCACCGAGGTCGAGGGGCTCGACGACGAGCGGGTGCGCCGGCGCGCCCGGCACATCGTCACCGAGATCGACCGGGTCCGGGCCACGGTCGCCGCCCTCGGCGCCGGCGACTGGCAGGGGGTCGGCCGCGCCTTCCGTGACTCGCACGTGTCGATGCGCGATGACTTCGAGATCTCCTGCCCGGAGCTGGACGTGGCGGTCACCACCGCCGTCGAGGCCGGGGCGATCGGGGCCCGGATGACCGGCGGCGGCTTCGGCGGCTCCTCCATCGCGCTCGTCCCGGTCGAGCGCGTCGACGCCGCTGTCCGGGCGATCGACGCCGCATTCGTCGCCGCCGGCTTCGGGCCGCCGCAGCACCTGCGCGCCGTCCCCTCGAGCGCCGCCGACCTGGTGGACGCACCCGCCTGA
- a CDS encoding GuaB1 family IMP dehydrogenase-related protein translates to MQFLDAVTPHHDLTYDDVFMVPRHSAVASRYDVDLATADGTGATLPLVVANMTAIAGKRMAETIARRGGLTVIPQDIPAPVVADVVRYVKSRHLVFDTPIELAPDQTVAEALALIPKRAHRAAVVVADGRPVGIVAEADCVEVDRFAQVRHVMRPPAVVLPADADPRAAFDALDGSHAALAVAVDEAGALVGVLTRTGALRATLYTPAVDARGGLRIAAAIGVNGDVARTAGELLEAGVDCLVVDTAHGHQDRMLEALAAVRALAPQVPIAAGNVVSAEGTRALIDAGADIVKVGVGPGAMCTTRMMTGVGRPQFSAVLECARTAADLGKHVWADGGVRHPRDVALALAAGASAVMIGSWFAGTHESPGDLMLDSDGRAYKVSFGMASARAVANRTATESAYDRARKGLYEEGISSSRMYLDPARPGVEDLVDEICSGLRSACTYAGARTLPELHERAVVGVQSAAGFHEGRPLATSW, encoded by the coding sequence GTGCAGTTCCTCGACGCGGTGACCCCGCACCACGACCTGACCTACGACGACGTGTTCATGGTCCCGCGGCACTCCGCGGTGGCCAGCCGGTACGACGTCGACCTCGCCACCGCCGACGGCACCGGGGCCACCCTGCCGCTCGTGGTCGCGAACATGACGGCGATCGCGGGCAAGCGGATGGCCGAGACCATCGCCCGCCGCGGCGGGCTCACGGTGATCCCGCAGGACATCCCCGCGCCGGTGGTCGCCGACGTGGTGCGCTACGTGAAGTCGCGGCACCTGGTCTTCGACACCCCGATCGAGCTCGCTCCCGACCAGACCGTCGCGGAGGCCCTCGCGCTGATCCCGAAGCGGGCTCACCGCGCCGCGGTGGTCGTCGCCGACGGCCGACCGGTCGGGATCGTGGCGGAGGCCGACTGCGTCGAGGTGGACCGGTTCGCCCAGGTGCGGCACGTGATGCGCCCGCCGGCCGTGGTGCTCCCGGCGGACGCGGACCCGCGGGCCGCCTTCGACGCCCTGGACGGCTCGCACGCCGCGCTGGCCGTCGCCGTCGACGAGGCCGGCGCGCTGGTCGGCGTGCTGACCCGCACCGGCGCGCTGCGCGCCACGCTGTACACGCCGGCCGTGGACGCGCGCGGCGGGCTCCGGATCGCGGCCGCGATCGGGGTGAACGGCGACGTGGCTCGCACGGCCGGCGAGCTGCTCGAGGCGGGGGTCGACTGCCTGGTCGTGGACACCGCCCACGGCCACCAGGACCGGATGCTCGAGGCGCTCGCTGCCGTCCGGGCGCTGGCGCCGCAGGTCCCGATCGCCGCCGGGAACGTGGTCTCGGCCGAAGGCACGCGGGCCCTGATCGACGCGGGCGCCGACATCGTGAAGGTGGGCGTCGGGCCGGGTGCGATGTGCACGACCCGGATGATGACCGGCGTCGGCCGCCCGCAGTTCTCGGCGGTGCTCGAGTGCGCCCGGACCGCCGCGGACCTGGGCAAGCACGTCTGGGCCGACGGGGGAGTGCGACATCCGCGCGACGTCGCGCTCGCGCTCGCGGCGGGGGCCTCGGCGGTGATGATCGGCTCGTGGTTCGCCGGGACCCACGAGTCGCCCGGCGACCTGATGCTCGACTCCGACGGCCGCGCCTACAAGGTCTCCTTCGGGATGGCCTCGGCACGTGCGGTGGCGAACCGCACCGCGACCGAGTCGGCCTACGACCGGGCCCGCAAGGGCCTGTACGAGGAGGGCATCTCGTCCTCACGCATGTATCTCGACCCGGCCCGGCCGGGCGTGGAGGACCTGGTCGACGAGATCTGCTCGGGGTTGCGCTCGGCGTGCACGTACGCCGGCGCGCGGACCCTCCCCGAGCTGCACGAGCGCGCGGTCGTCGGTGTGCAGTCGGCGGCGGGCTTCCACGAGGGCAGGCCGCTCGCCACCAGCTGGTGA
- a CDS encoding DUF2252 domain-containing protein, whose amino-acid sequence MAHSRDDRTRLIVDTLEDAFAPLMAADPVAFRGKYRTMASDPHAFYRGTACLFYADVTAAEDPFCDDRSGRIWIHGDLHVENFGTYLNSDGRLVFDVNDFDEAYLGRFIWDLQRFAASLALVGWQKALPEEDVRRLIGRYLRCYLAQVDSYRRSDDDDFALHLENTDGPVLDALIAARLRRRADLLDGLTLVADGTRAFRQDDSVRRLGTRERASVVAAFERYLDSIPDDKRFDRDLFYDLRDVVGKSGFGIGSAGLPAYNLLVEGYSQALDNDVVLSMKQANVPALSRFVDSAEMERYFEHEGHRTVVSQRALQVHTDPLLGYTDHDGVGYVVAELSPYEVDLDWSALTEPDRILGVVDLLGRATAKIHCASDEDSEQDLVDFQVEEAIAGVLEGRRKELVAWVTDFALGYADRVREDHALFVAAFREGRIGVSAT is encoded by the coding sequence ATGGCCCACTCTCGCGACGACCGGACCCGCCTGATCGTGGACACCCTCGAGGACGCCTTCGCGCCGCTCATGGCCGCGGACCCGGTGGCGTTTCGCGGGAAGTACCGCACGATGGCTTCCGACCCGCACGCCTTCTATCGCGGGACGGCGTGCCTGTTCTACGCCGACGTGACCGCGGCCGAGGACCCGTTCTGCGACGACCGCAGCGGTCGGATCTGGATCCACGGGGACCTGCACGTGGAGAACTTCGGGACCTACCTGAACTCTGACGGCCGGCTGGTCTTCGACGTCAACGACTTCGACGAGGCCTACCTCGGCAGGTTCATCTGGGACCTGCAGCGGTTCGCCGCCTCGTTGGCGCTGGTCGGCTGGCAGAAGGCACTTCCCGAGGAGGACGTCCGCCGGCTGATCGGCCGCTACCTGCGCTGCTACCTCGCCCAGGTCGACTCCTACCGCCGCAGTGACGACGACGACTTCGCGCTCCACCTGGAGAACACGGACGGACCCGTGCTCGATGCCCTCATCGCCGCCCGGCTGCGCCGGCGCGCGGACCTGCTGGACGGCCTCACCCTGGTCGCCGACGGCACCCGCGCCTTCCGCCAGGACGACTCGGTCCGGCGGCTCGGCACTCGGGAGCGCGCCTCCGTGGTCGCCGCGTTCGAGCGCTACCTGGACTCGATCCCCGACGACAAGCGCTTCGACCGCGACCTGTTCTACGACCTGCGCGACGTCGTCGGGAAGTCCGGGTTCGGCATCGGCAGCGCCGGCCTGCCGGCGTACAACCTGCTCGTCGAGGGCTACAGCCAGGCGCTGGACAACGACGTGGTGCTGTCGATGAAGCAGGCGAACGTCCCGGCGCTCAGCCGGTTCGTCGACTCCGCGGAGATGGAGCGCTACTTCGAGCACGAGGGCCACCGCACCGTGGTCAGCCAGCGGGCGCTGCAGGTGCACACCGACCCGCTGCTCGGCTACACCGACCACGACGGCGTCGGCTACGTCGTCGCGGAGCTCTCGCCCTACGAGGTGGACCTGGACTGGTCCGCGCTCACCGAGCCCGACCGGATCCTCGGCGTGGTCGACCTGCTCGGCCGGGCCACCGCGAAGATCCACTGCGCCTCCGACGAGGACAGCGAGCAGGACCTCGTCGACTTCCAGGTCGAGGAGGCGATCGCGGGGGTGCTGGAGGGTCGGCGCAAGGAGCTGGTCGCCTGGGTCACCGACTTCGCGCTCGGCTACGCCGACCGGGTCCGCGAGGACCACGCCCTCTTCGTCGCCGCCTTCCGCGAGGGTCGGATTGGCGTCTCCGCCACCTGA